A window of Thermoproteus sp. genomic DNA:
CCCGCGTCTGCCACATATACCGACACCAGGTTGGAGTAGCCGCCGGGCTCTAGGTCTATCCTATAGAGGCCCTCGAAGACCTTAACGACCCTCATGGCCTGACGGCCGGTCTTGTACGCCCATGGACTATGAGGCGTCCCTATTTAAATCGATGTCGCCAGCTAGACGTAGTCCTCCCTCTTGGCTATATTCCTCGGCGCCTCGCCCCGGGCCCACCTCAAGAGGTTCTCTACGGCCTCCTCCAACATCTTGCGCCAGACCGCCTCGTTCCCGTAGCCGCCTGCGACCCAAGGCGTCGCCACCACGTTGGGCATGGCTATCACGTCGGCGTCTTTGGCGAAGTCGTTCCTCCCCCACCAGACGTCGGACGCGAAGACGAAATTGGGCCGCTCCCTCAATATCCTCACCACGGCCTCCCTCTCCACGACCTCTGCCCTCCCCACGTTGACGAAGACCCCCGCGGGGTCCATGGCGGCTAGATGCTCGTATTTCACGAGGCCCCTCGTGTGTTTATTTAGGGGGAGGGCCGCCACCGCTATGCCGGCCCCCCTCAGAGCCTCGAGGAGGTCGTTTGTGAAGATCCAAGGCCCCTCCTTCTTGGTCCTAGAGAAGCCGTAGACCCTTGCCCCCAGCGCCGCCAACATTTTGGCGGTCCTGGTCCCTATCTCGCCCAGACCCAGCACCGCCGCCTTGGCGCCGGCCACCATAGGTATCGAGGCGTCTCTCTTGTAGTCGCCTCTCTTCATCTTCTCGTTGTAGTAGAAGGCGCGCTTGTAGGCGGCCAGCGCGAGGGCCACGGCGAATTCCGCCACGGCGTCGGCGTTGGACCCAGCGTTCCCCGCGACGACCACGTTGGGCGGTATGGCCTCCCAGGGGAGGTGGTCGAGGCCCGCCGTTATTACCTGTATGAACTTGAGGCGGGGCATGGCCCTTATCTCCTCCTCGGTTATGCGGAAACAGAGGGCCGCCTCGGCCTCGCCCATGGCCTCGCGGCCCACAGGCTCCACCGCCCGCGCCAGCCGCTCGTATAGGTCTCTGGGCAGGTCCACCGACACGTAGACCTTCATGTATGCCACTAGGCCCCTCCTTTAAAGCTATCTCGCCGCGAGCTTCATGCCGGCGCCGCCGTGTTGGGTCAGCCTCTCGCCGACCTTTATGAGGAGGGGCAACGACACAGAGACTCCCGTCACCAACGCCGCGTCTTCATCGAGGCCCCTCAACTGGTAGGGGTCGTCCAGGTGTTCTGCAACCGCGGCGACGTACTTCAGGTCTAGGGGGTTGATTATCCTCTTGAATATTTGGGTCATGCACTGCGAGAGGGCGTCTGGGTCCAGCTTGGTGGGCCTCTGCGATATTAGGCAAAGCCCCAGCCCGAACTTCCTGCCCTCCCTCGCGATCTTCACTACATACGGCTTGCTGACCGGCGACTCTCTAGCCGGGACGAAATTGTGGGCCTCTTCTATGACGATCAGGGCGGGCAGGTTGGCCCTCTTGAGTGCCGTCTTGTACATGCCGTCCAGCGCCACGGCCATGAATATCCTCTGGTCGAAGAGGTCCAGCCCCGAGAGGTCCAGCACCTTTATGCCCCTAGCGGCCAGGAGCTTGGCCGGGTCGAAGAGCCTCACGGGCTCGCCCCTATAGGTCTCGCCGTACCGCTCCAAAAAGACGGGACTGCCCTTGAAGAGGGCCCTCAGCCTCCCGGCGAGTCCCCCAAGCGCCATCTCACCGGCGTAGCCGCTGGGCGCCGCGGCCTTGCCTCCCTCCAGCACCTCCTCAACCAGCTGTTCCAAGTCGGTCAACGGCTGTCTGTCGCCGTAGGCCGTCGCCGCCTGCCAGCCCTCCTCCAATATCCTCCTCTGGGCGTCGGTG
This region includes:
- a CDS encoding 2-hydroxyacid dehydrogenase; protein product: MKVYVSVDLPRDLYERLARAVEPVGREAMGEAEAALCFRITEEEIRAMPRLKFIQVITAGLDHLPWEAIPPNVVVAGNAGSNADAVAEFAVALALAAYKRAFYYNEKMKRGDYKRDASIPMVAGAKAAVLGLGEIGTRTAKMLAALGARVYGFSRTKKEGPWIFTNDLLEALRGAGIAVAALPLNKHTRGLVKYEHLAAMDPAGVFVNVGRAEVVEREAVVRILRERPNFVFASDVWWGRNDFAKDADVIAMPNVVATPWVAGGYGNEAVWRKMLEEAVENLLRWARGEAPRNIAKREDYV